Proteins co-encoded in one Flavobacteriaceae bacterium MAR_2009_75 genomic window:
- a CDS encoding Cu(I)/Ag(I) efflux system membrane fusion protein: protein MIKKYAAYLGVLISGLILGYFIFGKEKVTERPTDLGDEKVVKWTCSMHPQVNKAEKEACPVCGMALVAIDKPSNSLKPEQFQMTENALALANIETMKVGVGSLADNSLTLTGKIATNQITNATQTTIFDGRIESLTINYVGEYVKKGQQIGIIYAPGMYEAQDRVLSSASYRQTHPKLWEAARKNHGLWKMTDDQIDQVIKTGVPVESFPLIAEVSGTVTEIVATEGKFYKEGDPLFNVSNLYTVWAVFDAYENQLPLLSKGQDIVITSKSFEGEKIEAKISFIEPILNLEKRTVSVRVTLKNTDKILKPGMFVEGTVSIDGVNQVLTVPKSAVLWTGKRSLVYIKPDENRPVFEMVEVTLGDEVGNSYVILDGLSSGEEVVVNGTFTVDAAAQLNGKKSMMSRIDYHNQEKGAINDGIQLKLNKDFNKKFDNIISAYINLKNALVDTDVNKSTESAKVLYSQFSDFQISTLNEEDRDNMNDVKHTALLIANSDDVETKRRHFKALSNSMIAITSQLDQLEKPIYVQFCPMADNNQGANWLSFENKIRNPYFGSKMLTCGNVIRTIK from the coding sequence ATGATCAAAAAGTATGCTGCCTATTTGGGCGTTTTGATTTCTGGCTTGATTTTGGGGTATTTTATCTTCGGAAAGGAAAAAGTTACAGAGCGCCCTACTGATTTAGGTGATGAAAAGGTTGTGAAATGGACGTGTTCAATGCATCCTCAAGTAAATAAAGCGGAGAAGGAAGCATGCCCAGTATGTGGTATGGCCTTGGTCGCAATAGATAAACCAAGCAACTCTCTCAAACCTGAACAATTCCAGATGACGGAGAACGCGCTTGCGTTGGCCAATATTGAAACTATGAAGGTAGGTGTCGGAAGTTTAGCTGATAATTCTCTCACGTTGACCGGAAAAATTGCAACTAATCAAATTACGAACGCCACCCAGACTACAATTTTCGACGGTCGAATAGAAAGCCTTACCATAAATTACGTTGGTGAGTACGTTAAAAAAGGGCAGCAAATAGGAATTATTTATGCTCCAGGTATGTATGAAGCCCAAGATCGAGTGCTTTCTTCCGCAAGCTATCGACAAACGCACCCAAAATTATGGGAGGCCGCACGCAAAAACCATGGTCTATGGAAAATGACGGATGACCAAATAGATCAAGTAATTAAAACTGGTGTGCCAGTAGAGAGTTTTCCATTAATCGCCGAGGTTTCAGGTACGGTCACTGAAATTGTGGCAACTGAAGGTAAGTTTTATAAAGAAGGTGATCCTTTATTTAACGTTTCAAACCTATATACGGTTTGGGCTGTTTTCGATGCCTATGAAAACCAACTGCCACTTTTGAGCAAAGGTCAAGATATTGTAATTACATCTAAATCATTCGAAGGTGAAAAGATAGAAGCAAAGATTTCATTTATTGAACCCATTTTAAATCTTGAAAAGCGAACCGTTTCAGTAAGGGTGACCCTGAAAAATACCGACAAGATCCTTAAACCTGGAATGTTCGTTGAGGGTACGGTATCGATTGATGGAGTTAACCAGGTTCTGACCGTGCCTAAATCAGCTGTTTTGTGGACGGGAAAGCGTTCACTTGTTTACATTAAGCCTGATGAAAATAGACCTGTTTTTGAGATGGTCGAGGTAACTCTTGGTGATGAGGTAGGTAATTCATATGTTATTTTAGATGGATTATCTTCAGGGGAAGAAGTGGTTGTGAATGGCACCTTCACGGTAGATGCCGCTGCGCAGTTAAATGGAAAGAAGTCAATGATGTCACGAATTGATTATCATAATCAAGAGAAGGGGGCAATCAATGATGGAATTCAGCTAAAGTTAAATAAAGATTTCAATAAGAAATTTGATAATATAATTAGTGCCTATATCAATCTTAAAAATGCGTTGGTTGATACAGATGTAAATAAGTCAACAGAAAGCGCTAAGGTATTGTATAGTCAGTTTAGTGACTTTCAAATATCAACCTTAAACGAAGAAGATCGAGATAATATGAACGATGTCAAGCACACTGCCCTGTTAATTGCAAATTCAGATGACGTTGAAACAAAGCGAAGGCATTTTAAGGCATTGTCCAATAGTATGATAGCCATTACCTCTCAACTAGACCAGCTAGAAAAACCAATCTACGTTCAATTTTGTCCAATGGCAGATAATAATCAGGGTGCAAATTGGTTAAGTTTTGAAAACAAGATTCGTAACCCTTACTTTGGTAGTAAGATGTTAACATGTGGTAATGTTATACGAACGATAAAATAA
- a CDS encoding Cu(I)/Ag(I) efflux system membrane protein CusA/SilA, translating to MLDKSIKFLIENKIVAFFLLLLFLVWGLIHSPFDNKLSLLPKDPVTVDAIPDIGENQQIIYTKWEGRSPQDIEDQITYPLTSHLLGVAGVKTVRASSMFGFSSVYVIFEEDVEFYWARSRLLEKLNTLPNSLLPNDVKPKLGPDATALGQIFWYTLEGRDENGKVTGGWDLHEIRSTQDFYVKNALSAASGVAEVASIGGYVREYQVDVNPELMRQYNVSLSEVVQAVKECNSDVGAKTLEINQVEYFVRGLGYVKNISDIENAEVRTEKFTPIRIKDVANVTMGPAERRGILDKEGAEVVGGVVVSRYGANPMKTITNVKRKIAEIANTLPNKTLKNGKKSQLTIIPFYDRTELVKETLGTLGNALTYELLITVLVVIVLLFNLRISALIAGLMPVAVLIVFIAMKLFNVDANIVALSGIAIAIGTMVDMGIILSENIARHLELRNSQGNIDAIVFEATKEVSGAILTAGLTTIISFIPVFTLSGAEGKLFSPLAFTKTAALTASMIIALFLIPPLAAYGLKKVTFKKNLTLVMGLILLLSGIIVISLGCIVGWVILGFGVINLFEKLSRLSTVKKDEYLRLWSVASLVFLLTYYWRPLGFINNLFFNLLFVVFSCATIFAIVHIYRKKYERILAWALANKLKFLCMPLALLVLGILILISSGKEFMPSLDEGSFLLMPTSMPHAGIAENQRVLKQLDMAVANLPEIETVIGKAGRSESALDPAPLSMYENMIFYKPEFILDDEGSPMSFKTNDKGFFETASGTFVDAGSGASKEMLIKHSAGEYYRNWRPEIRNKEDIWNAVISATSLPGVTSAPRLQPIETRQVMLQTGMRAPIGIKVKGKNLKNIETFALELELILKETEGVKAEAVYADRIVGKPYILLDIDRSKIARYGISVLDVQETIEIAIGGKVLAQTIEGRERYGIRVRYPREMRGSPEDLENIYVDVQNNTSVPISDFVTIAYEQGPQNIKSEDGFLVGYVLFDKLNDFSENKVIENAKISIEEKIKNGTLLIPENTSYQFTGTYENQLHAEKTLRFVVPLVLLAIFLILYLQFRSALTSLMVFTGVGVAFAGGFIMLWLYGQSWFLNFELSGTNFRDLFNVHPVNLSVAVWVGFIALFGIATDDGVVMATYLKQTFKKNRPSDIKSIRATVLEAGQMRIRPCLMTTATTLLALLPILTSTGRGSDVMIPMAIPCFGGMLVALITLFIVPVLYSWRMEKVLNSEQNKVVTV from the coding sequence ATGCTTGATAAGAGCATTAAATTTTTAATCGAAAATAAAATAGTAGCCTTTTTTCTATTGCTACTATTCTTGGTATGGGGTCTAATACATTCTCCATTCGACAATAAACTTTCTCTTTTGCCCAAAGACCCTGTAACTGTGGATGCCATACCAGATATAGGAGAAAACCAACAGATTATTTATACCAAATGGGAGGGGCGATCTCCGCAAGATATCGAAGATCAAATAACGTACCCTCTTACATCGCATTTGTTGGGGGTCGCGGGTGTTAAAACCGTAAGGGCAAGCTCTATGTTTGGCTTTTCCAGTGTTTATGTAATTTTTGAAGAGGATGTCGAATTCTACTGGGCGAGAAGTCGATTGTTAGAAAAGCTAAATACACTGCCCAATAGTCTATTGCCTAACGATGTCAAGCCCAAGCTTGGTCCTGATGCGACGGCTTTAGGTCAGATTTTTTGGTACACTTTAGAAGGAAGGGATGAAAACGGCAAAGTAACAGGTGGCTGGGATCTTCATGAAATTCGTAGTACTCAAGATTTTTATGTAAAAAATGCTTTGTCCGCTGCTTCCGGAGTTGCCGAGGTAGCTTCAATTGGCGGGTATGTTAGAGAGTACCAAGTAGATGTGAATCCAGAATTAATGCGGCAATATAACGTGTCGCTATCTGAAGTTGTTCAGGCCGTTAAGGAATGCAATAGCGATGTGGGTGCCAAAACGCTAGAGATTAATCAGGTAGAGTATTTTGTGCGTGGTTTAGGGTATGTAAAAAACATTTCAGATATAGAAAATGCCGAGGTGAGAACGGAGAAGTTCACACCGATCCGTATTAAAGATGTGGCAAATGTTACTATGGGCCCCGCCGAACGCAGAGGAATACTTGATAAAGAAGGTGCTGAGGTGGTCGGTGGTGTGGTAGTATCACGTTATGGTGCAAACCCCATGAAAACCATAACGAACGTAAAGCGGAAAATAGCTGAGATAGCGAATACCCTCCCAAATAAAACTCTTAAAAATGGTAAAAAGTCTCAACTGACGATTATTCCTTTTTACGACCGAACAGAACTTGTAAAAGAAACTTTGGGTACGCTTGGTAATGCTCTAACCTATGAACTGTTGATTACTGTTCTGGTCGTAATCGTATTATTATTTAATTTACGTATTTCTGCCCTGATTGCGGGTTTAATGCCTGTTGCGGTACTTATAGTTTTTATCGCAATGAAGTTGTTCAATGTCGATGCCAATATTGTTGCCTTATCAGGTATTGCCATAGCGATAGGAACAATGGTCGATATGGGTATTATTTTATCTGAAAATATTGCCCGCCATTTAGAATTAAGAAATAGTCAGGGTAATATTGACGCTATAGTTTTCGAGGCGACCAAAGAAGTTTCCGGTGCAATCTTAACAGCAGGCCTTACCACCATTATCAGCTTTATTCCTGTATTTACTTTAAGTGGAGCCGAGGGTAAATTGTTTTCTCCGTTAGCTTTTACCAAAACGGCCGCACTAACAGCCTCGATGATTATTGCCTTGTTTCTGATTCCGCCACTAGCAGCTTATGGGTTAAAAAAAGTAACATTTAAAAAGAATCTTACTCTTGTGATGGGTTTAATTCTATTATTGTCAGGAATAATTGTGATTAGCTTGGGGTGTATAGTGGGGTGGGTTATTTTAGGCTTTGGAGTCATTAATCTATTCGAGAAGCTTAGTAGGTTATCTACTGTAAAAAAAGATGAGTATTTACGTCTCTGGAGCGTAGCTTCTTTAGTGTTCTTGTTAACTTATTATTGGCGGCCTTTGGGTTTTATTAATAATTTGTTTTTTAATTTACTGTTCGTTGTCTTTTCCTGTGCCACGATATTCGCAATAGTACATATTTATAGAAAAAAATATGAGAGAATTTTGGCTTGGGCATTAGCTAACAAATTAAAGTTTTTATGTATGCCCTTGGCACTACTGGTTCTGGGTATATTAATTTTAATTTCATCGGGAAAAGAATTTATGCCGTCGTTAGATGAGGGTTCTTTTCTTCTAATGCCTACTTCGATGCCACATGCTGGTATAGCCGAGAATCAACGTGTTTTGAAACAGCTAGATATGGCGGTTGCCAATTTGCCTGAAATCGAGACCGTAATAGGGAAAGCGGGTAGGTCCGAATCGGCATTAGACCCGGCACCTTTATCAATGTATGAGAACATGATTTTTTACAAACCTGAATTTATACTTGATGATGAGGGGAGTCCGATGAGTTTCAAAACTAATGACAAAGGTTTCTTTGAAACAGCATCAGGTACGTTTGTAGATGCTGGTAGTGGCGCCTCAAAAGAGATGCTTATCAAACACTCTGCGGGCGAATATTATAGAAACTGGAGGCCTGAAATACGAAATAAGGAAGATATATGGAATGCGGTTATTTCAGCCACAAGTTTACCCGGAGTCACTTCTGCACCTAGATTGCAGCCTATAGAAACAAGACAGGTAATGCTTCAAACGGGTATGCGCGCACCTATAGGTATAAAAGTGAAGGGTAAAAACCTAAAAAATATAGAAACATTCGCGTTAGAGTTAGAACTTATTCTAAAGGAAACTGAAGGAGTAAAAGCAGAAGCGGTTTATGCCGATAGAATTGTAGGTAAGCCTTATATTTTATTAGACATCGACCGTAGTAAAATAGCTCGCTACGGTATATCGGTCTTAGATGTTCAAGAAACGATTGAAATAGCCATCGGTGGCAAAGTATTGGCGCAAACTATAGAAGGCCGCGAACGCTATGGTATTCGGGTTCGGTACCCTAGAGAGATGAGGGGGTCTCCCGAAGATTTAGAAAATATTTATGTTGATGTACAGAATAATACTTCGGTGCCGATATCTGATTTTGTAACAATAGCTTATGAGCAGGGTCCGCAGAATATTAAAAGTGAAGATGGTTTTTTGGTAGGCTATGTGCTCTTTGACAAGCTTAATGATTTTTCAGAAAATAAAGTTATTGAAAATGCAAAAATTAGTATTGAAGAAAAAATTAAAAATGGGACATTGTTGATTCCCGAAAACACTAGCTATCAATTTACCGGAACCTATGAAAATCAGCTACATGCTGAAAAAACGTTGAGGTTTGTAGTACCTTTGGTGTTACTGGCCATATTCTTGATTTTGTATTTGCAATTTCGTTCTGCCTTAACTTCATTAATGGTATTTACAGGTGTTGGCGTAGCCTTTGCTGGGGGGTTTATCATGTTGTGGCTCTATGGTCAATCGTGGTTCTTAAACTTCGAATTGTCAGGTACAAACTTTCGAGATTTATTTAATGTACACCCTGTTAATTTGAGCGTTGCAGTCTGGGTGGGCTTTATTGCTTTATTCGGTATCGCTACGGATGATGGTGTTGTTATGGCGACCTATTTGAAACAGACATTCAAAAAAAATAGACCTTCTGATATTAAATCTATACGCGCCACAGTATTGGAAGCAGGGCAAATGCGAATACGACCTTGTTTAATGACAACGGCGACTACCTTATTGGCATTGTTGCCAATTTTAACATCAACTGGGCGCGGTAGTGATGTTATGATACCGATGGCGATTCCATGTTTTGGAGGAATGTTGGTGGCCTTAATCACATTATTCATTGTACCAGTTTTATATAGTTGGAGAATGGAGAAGGTGTTAAATTCTGAACAAAATAAAGTTGTAACAGTATGA
- a CDS encoding site-specific recombinase XerD, with protein MAAIKIVLQKVQRANGTYPIRLRVTKNRKSKFFKTIFYALPEEFDESAEQFTKKYANHVQCNRVLLKFKDRALKVFAELEYKDENFSLLAFEKAFLSTAKPKVITRNFFFFWDQIIEELNEAGRTGDATIHDESFKALKKFNGSTNLEFEQITLTYLSKYEVHLRSRGGTNGGISIRMRSIRIIFNIAIDRGITSKELYPFKKYKISKLKSDSNKIALDYFDVMKIIQWKPTEYPHLIDSHNYFVFSFYTRGMNWTDEMLLEWSQIGRKKIFYTRSKSKGNFSIAILPPVQAILDYYEENSLDTKYVFPILLRDGMTPKQIEHRKKKTRKKYNKDLKEIALHCEIDAKVTSYVARHSFANSLKQMGVATDVISEALGHSDIKVTQGYLKSLENSVLDNAAASLVL; from the coding sequence ATGGCAGCCATAAAAATAGTTTTACAAAAAGTTCAAAGGGCAAACGGAACCTATCCAATAAGACTTCGAGTTACTAAAAATAGGAAATCTAAATTCTTTAAAACTATTTTTTATGCATTACCAGAAGAGTTTGACGAAAGCGCAGAACAATTTACCAAGAAATATGCAAACCATGTTCAGTGCAATAGAGTACTTCTAAAGTTTAAGGATCGCGCTTTAAAAGTTTTTGCTGAACTTGAATATAAAGATGAGAATTTTTCATTGTTAGCTTTTGAGAAAGCATTTTTATCTACGGCCAAACCAAAAGTGATCACAAGAAATTTCTTCTTTTTCTGGGATCAAATAATTGAAGAATTAAATGAAGCCGGTAGAACTGGAGATGCAACCATTCACGATGAAAGTTTTAAAGCTCTCAAAAAATTCAATGGAAGTACCAATTTAGAATTTGAGCAAATTACGCTAACGTATTTATCCAAGTATGAGGTTCATCTGCGCTCAAGGGGTGGCACCAATGGCGGAATTAGTATTCGTATGCGCAGTATAAGAATCATTTTCAACATTGCCATAGACCGTGGTATTACCAGTAAAGAATTATATCCCTTCAAAAAATATAAGATTTCTAAGCTAAAAAGTGATTCAAATAAGATTGCCTTGGATTATTTCGACGTGATGAAAATTATTCAATGGAAGCCCACAGAATACCCGCACCTTATCGATAGTCATAATTACTTCGTTTTTAGCTTTTATACACGCGGAATGAATTGGACAGATGAAATGCTATTAGAATGGTCTCAAATAGGACGCAAAAAGATTTTTTACACGCGTTCAAAGTCCAAGGGTAACTTCAGCATAGCCATTCTTCCGCCAGTTCAGGCTATTCTTGACTATTATGAAGAAAACTCCCTTGATACTAAATATGTGTTCCCGATTCTATTAAGGGACGGCATGACACCAAAACAAATTGAGCATCGCAAGAAAAAGACCCGCAAAAAATACAATAAAGATTTAAAGGAAATCGCATTACACTGCGAAATCGATGCCAAGGTTACGAGCTATGTAGCTAGGCATAGTTTTGCAAATTCTTTAAAGCAAATGGGAGTTGCCACTGATGTCATTAGTGAAGCACTTGGGCATAGCGATATTAAAGTTACACAAGGTTATTTAAAAAGTCTTGAGAACTCGGTTTTGGACAATGCAGCAGCATCCTTGGTCCTATAA
- a CDS encoding murein DD-endopeptidase MepM/ murein hydrolase activator NlpD — MKSFEIATFFRKNTPLWFLKRLKSISKKQLGTIGFLLLLTFYYLYSPISKVWNDSLEETSVAMDGYGRQLESNLNSAMNDTIVMDKEREQLLRNIEEKLVAYLYQIPDYSYIPSLEPYLQYAPKILEQIPSTVPLEKWDYRLSSKYGVRQHPISQKKKKHFGIDLAAATDKYVYASASGTVLSITYSQKGYGTHIIIKHRFGFETLYGHLNRVLVSEGQTLAQHELIGTVGNTGSSKGFHLHYEVVKNGAKIDPLYSLNLKRKIYKNLFKR; from the coding sequence ATGAAAAGTTTTGAAATAGCAACATTTTTTAGAAAAAATACACCTCTGTGGTTCTTAAAACGCTTAAAATCAATATCTAAGAAACAGCTTGGCACTATTGGATTCCTACTGCTATTGACCTTTTATTACCTATATAGTCCTATTTCTAAGGTATGGAATGACAGTTTGGAAGAAACTTCAGTTGCCATGGATGGCTATGGAAGACAGTTGGAATCAAACCTTAATTCCGCAATGAATGACACCATTGTTATGGACAAGGAACGCGAACAGCTATTGCGAAATATCGAGGAAAAGCTGGTCGCCTATTTATATCAAATCCCAGATTACTCCTATATCCCCTCATTGGAACCTTATCTACAATATGCGCCTAAGATATTGGAGCAAATACCTTCTACCGTTCCTTTGGAAAAATGGGACTATCGGCTTTCTAGTAAATACGGCGTGCGACAACATCCCATTTCACAAAAAAAGAAAAAACATTTCGGGATCGACCTAGCAGCTGCTACGGATAAATATGTCTATGCCTCGGCGTCGGGGACAGTTCTCTCCATTACCTATTCCCAAAAAGGATATGGTACCCATATTATTATTAAACACCGTTTTGGATTCGAGACACTATATGGCCATTTGAACAGAGTGCTTGTCAGCGAAGGACAGACATTGGCCCAACACGAGCTTATTGGAACTGTTGGTAATACCGGTAGTTCCAAAGGGTTTCATCTGCACTATGAAGTAGTTAAAAATGGAGCCAAGATAGATCCTCTCTACTCCTTGAACCTCAAAAGAAAAATTTATAAAAACCTTTTCAAAAGATAA